The following coding sequences lie in one Primulina huaijiensis isolate GDHJ02 chromosome 2, ASM1229523v2, whole genome shotgun sequence genomic window:
- the LOC140963575 gene encoding accelerated cell death 11, translating to MANEDGAKPLKKMAEAFEELSSIINAADPDGEEARIELGPFSRACSLVSPLFRCLGIAFKFAELDYVAKVEDLSEASKSISTLPVMMAGDIEANCVRIAGSHTRNLLRVKRGIDMVKVLFEQIIVTEGNSLKDPASKAYAQVFAPYHGWMIRKAVAAGMYALPTKVQLLKKLNEDETSASIQMQSYVASVAPVISYIDQLFISRELGIDW from the exons ATGGCGAATGAAGATGGAGCCAAACCGCTGAAGAAAATGGCGGAAGCCTTCGAAGAGCTATCAAGTATTATAAATGCAGCCGACCCAGATGGAGAAGAAGCCCGAATTGAATTGGGGCCCTTTTCTCGAGCATGTTCTCTCGTTTCCCCTCTTTTCCGCTGCCTTGGCATTGCATTTAAGTTCGCCGAACTCGATTACGTAGCAAAG GTGGAGGATCTTTCAGAGGCGTCAAAATCAATATCAACTTTACCGGTGATGATGGCTGGTGATATTGAAGCTAATTGTGTAAGGATAGCCGGGAGCCATACGAGGAATCTTCTAAGAGTGAAGCGTGGGATTGACATGGTCAAAGTTTTGTTCGAGCAGATTATTGTCACAGA GGGGAATTCCCTGAAGGATCCCGCCTCAAAGGCTTATGCACAAGTTTTTGCTCCATATCATGGATGGATGATCAGAAAAGCTGTAGCTGCGGGAATGTATGCGCTTCCCACAAAAGTTCAACTTTTGAAGAAGCTCAATGAAGATG AAACATCTGCAAGTATTCAGATGCAGAGCTACGTTGCTTCAGTGGCGCCTGTTATATCGTACATCGATCAGCTCTTCATATCGAGAGAACTAGGCATCGACTGGTGA
- the LOC140963548 gene encoding histone-lysine N-methyltransferase family member SUVH9-like: MGSNSVVQFQDLNLCPDPPAAEIVTKIEPKLEPVDEPLPPAPPPPPPLPPPPLSTPPPQSPSATSDVLSEFSRISELFRSAFAQRPGENGDGSILPESDPDALALVPVSEPEPHLLNDMVRATRKNDQRSAELVRITDMKPEDQRYYRSLIRKTRMLYDSLRVFAVVEDEKHKNADNGLVLHRRTRADLKAAALMRERRLWLNRDKRIVGDIPGVMIGDVFYFRMELCVVGLHGKPQAGIDYVPASYCSNGEPIATSVVVSGGYEDDEDSGDVVIYTGHGGQDKNGKQVMHQKLECGNLALERSMNYGIEVRVIRGLKYGGGVNGKVYVYDGLYRIVETWFEVGKSGFGVFKFKLVRIENQVEMGSNVMKFAYSLRNKPLDVRPKGYLTLDLSKNKENFPVFFFNDIDGHRDPLHFEYITTTIFPSYVYNCGSKTGCKCVGACLNDCFCAMKNGGEFAYDMHGVLVRGKPLIFECGPNCGCPPSCQNRVSQKGLKNRFEVFRSRETGWAVRSLDVIQAGSFICEYAGVVLTREQVQLFTMNGDSLIHPSRYADRWTEWGDLSQVFSDYVRPEYPTVPPLDFAMDVSRMRNLACYMSHSSCPNVMVQLVLYDHNNVSFPHLMLFALENIPPMRELSLDYGVADEYMGKLAICI; the protein is encoded by the coding sequence atggGTTCGAATTCTGTGGTTCAATTTCAAGATTTGAACCTCTGTCCAGATCCTCCAGCTGCTGAAATTGTGACCAAAATTGAACCAAAGCTTGAACCTGTGGATGAACCATTACCGCCagctcctcctcctcctcctcctcttccTCCTCCACCCCTTTCCACTCCACCTCCCCAGTCTCCTTCCGCCACCTCCGATGTGTTATCTGAATTTTCTCGCATTTCTGAGCTGTTCCGTTCTGCCTTCGCACAACGCCCAGGCGAAAACGGAGACGGTTCAATCCTACCCGAATCCGACCCAGATGCGCTGGCGTTGGTCCCAGTTTCCGAACCAGAACCCCACCTCTTGAACGATATGGTTCGTGCGACCCGTAAGAATGATCAGCGCTCTGCTGAACTCGTTCGAATCACTGATATGAAACCCGAAGATCAGCGGTACTATCGCAGCTTAATTCGAAAAACCCGGATGCTGTACGATTCGTTGCGGGTGTTTGCTGTGGTTGAAGATGAAAAGCATAAGAATGCTGATAATGGGCTCGTTCTGCATAGGCGGACGAGGGCGGACTTGAAAGCTGCGGCATTGATGCGAGAGCGAAGATTGTGGCTGAATCGCGATAAACGGATAGTGGGTGATATACCTGGAGTGATGATTGgggatgtattttattttaggatGGAATTGTGTGTTGTGGGATTGCACGGGAAGCCACAGGCTGGGATTGATTATGTGCCAGCTAGCTATTGCTCGAATGGGGAGCCTATTGCAACTAGTGTTGTTGTTTCGGGAGGTTACGAGGATGATGAAGATTCTGGGGATGTTGTAATATACACGGGCCATGGTGGACAGGACAAGAATGGGAAGCAGGTTATGCATCAAAAATTAGAATGTGGAAATTTAGCACTGGAGAGGAGCATGAACTATGGAATTGAGGTAAGGGTTATCCGCGGGTTGAAGTACGGGGGTGGTGTTAATGGtaaagtttatgtttatgatGGTTTGTATAGAATTGTTGAGACTTGGTTCGAGGTGGGGAAGTCAGGGTTTGGTGTTTTTAAGTTCAAGCTAGTTAGGATTGAGAACCAGGTGGAAATGGGAAGTAATGTGATGAAGTTTGCATATAGTTTGAGGAATAAGCCATTGGATGTGCGGCCTAAGGGTTATTTGACACTGGATTTGTCGAAGAACAAGGAGAATTTTCCGGTGTTTTTCTTTAATGATATTGATGGGCACCGTGACCCTCTACATTTTGAATATATTACCACAACAATTTTCCCTTCATATGTATATAATTGTGGAAGTAAGACTGGATGTAAATGCGTTGGGGCATGTTTGAATGATTGCTTTTGTGCAATGAAAAATGGAGGCGAGTTTGCATATGATATGCATGGGGTTCTAGTGAGGGGAAAACCATTGATTTTTGAGTGTGGTCCAAATTGTGGCTGTCCCCCCAGTTGCCAGAATCGTGTGAGCCAGAAGGGTCTTAAGAATCGATTTGAAGTTTTTAGGTCGAGGGAGACTGGTTGGGCTGTTAGATCGTTGGACGTGATCCAAGCTGGCTCCTTTATTTGTGAGTATGCTGGAGTTGTTCTCACTCGTGAGCAAGTTCAGCTTTTCACTATGAACGGTGATAGCTTAATTCATCCGAGTCGCTATGCTGACAGATGGACTGAATGGGGTGATTTATCACAAGTATTTTCCGACTATGTTCGTCCAGAATATCCAACAGTTCCTCCTTTGGATTTTGCCATGGATGTATCAAGAATGAGGAACTTAGCATGCTATATGAGCCACAGTTCATGTCCGAATGTTATGGTGCAACTTGTGTTGTATGATCACAATAATGTGTCATTTCCTCACCTCATGCTGTTTGCTCTGGAAAATATCCCACCTATGAGAGAGCTTAGCCTTGATTATGGGGTTGCTGATGAATATATGGGGAAGCTTGCAATTTGTATCTAG